The DNA sequence ATGGACCCGCCCGAGCACACCCGGGTCCGCCAGATCGTCCAGCGCGGCTTCACCCCACGCGCCATCCGCGCCCTCGAGGACGCCCTGCGCGACCGCGCCGAACGCATCGTGGCCGGGGCCAGGGAGGGCGGCAGCGGGGACTTCGTCACCGATGTCGCCTGCGAACTGCCGCTCCAGGCGATCGCCGAGCTGATCGGCATCCCCCAGCAGGACCGGTCCAAGATCTTCGACTGGTCCAACAAGATGGTCGCGTACGACGATCCGGAACTGGCCATCACCGAGGAGATCGGCGCCGAGTCGGCCATGGAACTGATCTCGTACGCGATGAACCTCGCCGCCGACCGCAAGGCGTGCCCGGCCAAGGACATCGTCAGCCGGCTGGTGGCCGCCGAGGACGAGGGCAACCTGGGCTCGGACGAGTTCGGCTTCTTCGTCCTGCTGCTCGCCGTCGCCGGCAACGAGACCACGCGCAACGCCATCAGCCACGGGATGCACGCCTTCCTCACCCACCCCGGCCAGTGGGAGCTGTTCAAGGACGAGCGCCCCGCCACCGCCGCCGACGAGATCGTGCGCTGGGCCACCCCCGTGATGTCCTTCCAGCGCACCGCCACCCAGGACACCGAACTCGGCGGACAGCGCATCGAGGCGGGCCGGCGGGTCGGCGTCTTCTACTCCTCCGCCAACAACGACCCCGAGGTCTTCGACCGCCCGGAGGTCTTCGACATCACCCGCGACCCCAACCCCCATCTCGGCTTCGGAGGCGGCGGACCGCACTTCTGCCTCGGCAAGAGCCTGGCGGAGCTGGAGATCCGGCTGATCTTCGAGGCCATCGCGGACACCCTCCCGGACATCCGGCTCACCGGTGAGCCCCGGCGGCTGCGCTCGGCCTGGTTGAACGGGATCAAGGAGATGCGGGTGTCCTACTCACCGTCCTGACCCCGCGACCACACCGTCCTGACCCCGCGACGCCGCTACTTGAACGGCACGTTGACGCACGCCACCCGGGCGCCGGCCTCCCCGGCCTTGCCCGACGTGGTGCCCGTCGCATGCTTGTGGATCACCACCGAGCGGGCCTCCCCGGACCTGAAGTGCCACTTCACCCACGCCTTGGCGTAACCCTTGCCGGAGCCGTTGGTGGTGACGTCCAGCCACACCTCGTTGTGCCGATTGGCGTACTTCGGATTGGTCGAGGGCTGCTTGGGATCCTTCTTGTTCTGGTAGTGCGGCCCCGACGCGTCGGGCTTGGTGCCGCACGCCTTCGTATGGACATGGATCCCGAAGTGGTGGTCGGCCGCGACGCCCCGCAGGCTGAGGAAGATGAACGTGCCACTGTGCATCTTGTAGTGGCCGCCGTGCATGTTCTTCTCGTGCTGCTCCATGCCCTTGCCACCCAGCCGCAGCTCCGCGACGAACGCCGTCGCGGTCGTCGGCACCAGCGACTTGTCGTAGGTCACCGCACCGGCGCTCTTCGCCTGCGACGCCGGCTGGAAGTTGTCGTGGACGAAGACGAAGGGGCGCGGCGGCGCGGCGACCGCGGGGGTCGCGATGGCCATCGAGGCGGCCATCGCCACCGCCGCTGTTGCTGCCTTCACCAGGGACATCCTTGATCCCTCCTCGGTCGGGGCCCCCGCTCCCCGTCTCGATTCCCGAATTACCCCGTCTGGGCCGTTTCCGCCCCTTTTCACCACGCTAGACCCGCCGGTCATGCCTCTCAACGCGAGGCGTCAGCCGCTCCGCGCCCGCCGTTTCCGCGGGCTCGGCCTCGTCGTGCTTTCCGCCGCGCTGCCGTACCAGCCCCGGCACCAGCTCCCGGGCCCGGGTGACCGCGGCGCCCACCGCCGCCGACAGCGGCGGTGCCTCCTCGTGCGGGCGCTTGCCCACGCCGAGCAGCAGGTACTGGAGCCCGAACCCGGCCGAGACGATGGCCGCGCCGCCGATCGCGTCCAGCACATAGTGGTTGGCGGTGCCCACGATGACGGCCGTCGTCAGCAGCGGGTACAGGATGCCGAGCGCCTTCGCCCATACGTACGGCGCCACGATCGCGATGACCACCCCGCACCACAGCGACCACCCCACATGCAGCGACGGCATGGCCGCGTACTGGTTGGACAGCTTGGTGAGCGCGCCGAAGTCCGGGTTGTTCAGGTCCTGCGGGCCGTGCGCGGTGTCCACGTACCCCAGGCCCATCAGCCGCGGCGGGGCCAGCGGGTAGAGCCAGAAGCCGACCAGGGCGAGCAGCGTGGCGAAGGCCAGCGGGGTACGGGCCCAGCGGTAGGTCGCCGGGCGGCGCAGATACAGCCAGGCCAGCAGGGACAGCGGAATCAGGAAGTGGAAGGTGCTGTAGTACCAGTTCATGAAGTGCTTGAGCCCCGAGGTGTCCGCCACGATGGCGTTGAACCAGTGCTCGATGTCGATGTGCAGCCAGCCCTCGAGGGAGAGCACCTGGTGGCCATGGCCCTCGGCCACGCTGCGCTCGTCCGGGGCGTGGCCGCGGATCCAGGAGTAGGCGAAGTAGCCGACGCGGATCAGCATCAGCTCGAGCATCAGATTCGGGCGGGACAGCGGCCGCTTGACGAACCTCAGCAACGGCACCCAGGCGAAGCGGCCCTTGGCCGGTTCGGCGACCGGGGTCGGCTCGGGATCGTCCCAGTGCGGCGAGGTACGGGAGAGGAACGGCACCACACAGGCGGCGGCGAGCGCGGCCAGCAGCGGCGCGTTGTAGCCGATATGGCCGAGGATCTCGATGTCGGGCAGCAGGGCGGTACGGCTGAGCGACATCGCCAGCACCACCAGCACCGGCCACACCAGCCGGTCCGAGGCGCGCCGGCCCACCCGGCCGACCACGGCCAGCAGAATCCACAGCTGCTGGTGCTGCCAGGAGGTGGGCGAGACCGCGAGCGCCACGCTGCCGGTGATGGCGGCGGCGAGAAGCGGCTGCCCGTCCCTCGCGTAGCGCACCGCGCGGCGCAGGCCGATCACGGCGACCGCGACCGCGAGCACGGCCAGCAGCACCAGCTCGGCCGGGCCTTCGAGGCCGATGCGCAGCAGCAGCCCGTGCAGCGACTGGTTGGCCAGGCTGTCGGCGGGCGCGCCGAGCCCGGCGCCGCCGATGTGGTGCACCCAGTACGTCCACGAGTCGTGCGGCATCGCCGCCCAGGCGAGCGCGGAGCAGGCGGCGAAGGTCGCGCCCGCCAGGGCCGCGGCCCGGCGCCGTCCGATGCACCACAGCACGACGGCGAACAGCAGCAGCGCGGGCTGGAGCGCCGCGGCCACGCCGATGAGCACCCCGGTCTGCCGTCCGGAGGTCCTGGGCAGCACGGTGAGGACGACCAGCAGTACCGGGATGATGCTGGTCTGGCCGAGGGTGAAGGTGTTGCGCACCGGAAGCGAGAGCACCAGCAGGCTGATGGCCAGGGGGGCGGCGATCAGCGAGGTGCGGCGGGAGACCGGACCGGGCAGCGCGCGGGCCACGACCAGCCCGAGGACCACGACCAGCAGCAGGGTGCCGAAGGTCCAGGCGACGCCGAGGCTCTGTTCGGCGGCCCGGGTCAGCGGCTTGAGGACGAGCCCGGAGAACGGGGTTCCGGTGAACGAGTCCCCGTCGTACAGCGACCCTCTGACGTGCAGTACGCCCTGGTCGCCGAGCCAGGTCTCCAGGTCGGTCAGCCGCTCGCCCGGCGGCCTCCGCAGCACCGCGGCCGCCTGACGGACGGCCAGCAATCCCGCCAGGAGCCACAGGGCCGCGAGTCCCATTCTGATCCGTGGCGTCCGCGCCCCGACCGCACCGGGGGCCGGCCCCGTGTCCGGGGTGCGCCCCAGTCCGCTCCGCTCCACGTTCGCCACGCCGTGCCGCTCCCCCACTTGCCGTCTTCACCTGTCCCGGATGTCTGAGACCCTACTGAGCCCACTACTCAGACGCCGCACACCCCCACGTCACCTGACTGTCGTCGGCGGTTGGCCGAAAGATGTCAGGCTTTGGCAGGGTGCTTGCGCTCCGCGTGCGTCCGTACGGTCCGGGCCAATTTCATCAGGGCTGCGGGGTGCGCCGCGAATCGGGACCGGCCGCGCGCTGGAACGCCCCCGGCGTCACCCCGAAGCACCGCACGAACCACCGGTGGAAATGGCTCTGGTCGGCGAACCCCGCCTGGGCCGCGGCCTCGGCCGCGCTACGGCCCGCGACCAGCAGCCCACGCGCCCGGCGCAGCCGGAGCTGGCGCTGGAAGTCGCTCGGCGCCATTCCGTACGTGGCGCGGAACGCCCGGTAGAGCGCGTACCGGCTGCATCCGGCGGCCTCCGCGAGCCGCGCCGCCGGGATCTCCTCCGCGTACGCCTCCTCCAGCAGCGCGCGGGCACGCAGCGCGGCCCGCGCCTGCCCGCCGCCCCCGGCCGGAAGCGCTCGGGCGCGCAGCGGGCCGGTGGACCCGCGCCGCACCATCGCCCCGACGGCGGCGGTCAGCCGCTCGTCCCGCACCAGCGGTCCGGCGCCGTCGACCAGGGCGGTGTGCAGCCGCAGCAGGGCGCGGGCCAGCACCGGATCGCTGACCACGGGCTGATCGAACAGCGGCAACGCCGCCCGGTGGTCCGCGACATCGGCCACATCGGCGAGAACGTTCCGCACCACATCGGGACCTATGTGGACGATCCGGTACTTGTACCCGAGCTCGGCGGCCGCCTCCCCGTCATGCGGATCGTCGGGGTTGAAGACCATCACCATCCCCGCCCCGCTGGTGCGCAGCGCACCCCGGCACCGGAAGCGCTGGGCGCCGATCTCGGTGACGGCGAAGGAGTAGGCGTCGTGGCTGTGCGGATGGAAGCGATGGCTGAAGAAGTGCGCGTGCATGGCCTCCACGGGCCGGTCGGGATCGCGCCAGTACCGGGCCCAGTCCTCCTGGCCCCGCGCTCCCTCTCCGACCGCACCGACGGCACCGACCGCTCGCACAGCTCCATTGTGCCGTCCCGCACCAGCGTTCAAGACCGCAGGTCACGACCGTGGCGAGGATGGGTCCATGCGTTTCGACACCAAGATCGCCGTCATCGTCCGCACCGACCTCGCCGACTGGCAGAAGCTGAACGTCACCGCCTTCCTCGCGAGCGGTCTGGCCCACGCCACGGACGAGATCGTCGGCAAGCCGTACGAGGACGCCTCGGGCAACGCCTACCTCCCGATGTTCCGCGAGCCGGTCCTCGTCTACGCCGCCGACGCCGCCGCCCTCACCCGCACCCACGCCCGAGCCCTCTCCCGCTCCCTGCCAACGGCCCTCTACACCGAAGAGCTGTTCGGCACCGACAACGAGGACGACAACCGCGCGACGGTCCGGGCCGTCGAGGCCGACGCGCTGAACCTGGTGGGCCTGGCGGTCTACGGACCGCGCGGCCAGGTGGACAAGGTGACCAAGGGCCTGAAGCTGCACGGCTGAGGGGGCCGCCGGGCCGACGCCGGGCCGACGAGCCGCGGCAAAGTGAGCGCTGTACGGCTCCCGACCGCCGGGCGCGCAACACCGGTACGGGCCGCGCAACACCGCGGCGCCGCGCGCGGGCCGCAGCACAGGCCCGGACGCCCTCCGACAGGACCACGACAGCGGCACGACAGCGGTACGAGAGTGCCCCTCTGCAGGCTTGTCCCCAAGCGACACCGAGCGATGCGCTCGACCGAGTGCACGCGGACGCCGACAGAAGGGAAAACTCATGCAACTGGTCAACGCGGTGAAGAGCCGGACGAGCGGACGGTGGAAGCGCGCGGTTCTTCCCGTCGCGGCGCTCGCCGCCATCGCGGCCTATGGCCCGTTCGCTCCCCAGGCTCAGGCCGCACCCGCCCTCAAGGACCCCTGCGGGTTCTTCGAGACCTCCACCGACGCCTACTACAACCACTGCACGACCGACAACTCACATATCGTGATCGAGATCGACGACTGGTTCACCAACACTGAGATGTGTGTGGGCCCAGGGGTGACCTGGATCGGGGCGGCCGGAGATGTCGACGGCGCCTGGTACACCGGGCGCACCTGCTGATCCCCATTCCGGAGATCGAGATGCCGGCGGCCGTGGTGTCGCCGGCATCGGCGCGGCCCCACGCCGCTCGGACCGGCGTCGGCAAGGGTGCGGACACCCGCGGCCAGGCATCGTCACCCGTCCGAAATTCAGTGGAACCGCACTCCCGTGCGCCGCTACCGTGCTCCCGCCCACCGTCACCCCGTGAAGGACATGCCGATGTACACCAAGTGAGACCCCCCAAGCGCTGATCCGTCGCGCGTCGCACCTGTGCGCCGTGCTCCTTTCCGCTGCGGTCTTCTCACTGAAACCGGTGTATCTCTGTGTCCAAGAACTGGGTGGTCGTGCCCACCTGCCCGCTGATCGTCCGTTACGACAACGACCCCGGCCCGGTCGCCGTACGGCGCCGCGACGCGGGCCGCCCGATCCGAACCGAGCGGCCGGCCTGGCAGTCGCCCTACGGTCCGCCGCCGCGCCGGTCACACCGTGGCCGGTGGGTGCCTGTGCCGGGGTGGACCGGCTCTCGGCCCGCTGCGCGGCATGGACACCTGTGCGGCCGGTGCGGCTGATCGCAGGCCGGACGGGCCCTGGCGTCATAGTCCGCGGCCTTCCTGGTGATGCGGCAGGATGGTGGGCATGAGCATCGTGAAGATCAATGTGCTGACGGTCCCGGACGAGCAGCGCGAGGTGCTGGAGAAGCGCTTCGCGTCGCGGGCCGGGACGGTCGAGAACTCCGACGGCTTCGAGTGGTTCGAGCTGCTGCGCCCGGTCGAGGGCACCGACCAGTACCTCGTCTATACGCGCTGGCGCAGCGAGGAGGACTTCCAGGCGTGGATGGAGGGCCCCATGAAGGCCGCCCACCAGCGCGGCGGCGAGGACGCCCCCCAGCACAAGCCCGCCGCGTCCGGCTCCACGTTGTGGTCCTTCGAGGTCGTCCAGCAGGCCGCGCCCAAGCAAGGCTGACACAGCCCCTTGCCACCATCGCTAGCCCTCTGGCCAAAGCCAGGGGGCTAGCGGTTTCGTGTTGCGCCCGTTAGACGGCTGCGAGCCCGCCTGCCCGTTGGTTGCACTGTCCGGGGAGGCGGCTCATGCGCCACGGGGATCGCGCCCGCTGAAAGCTGACGCGGCGGCTTCGAGAGCCAAGTGCCACGGATAGTTCTCCGGTCGATGCTGGCCCGGCTCGTTGGGTACGAAACCGCCTTCCCCGTACAGCACACGCACCCCCATCGCGCGGAGCGTGGCAACGCTGGTGTCGAACTGGGTGTGCTGGACGTAGGCGGCGTTGACGCACGGCAGGGCCACGGTGGGGATGCCCTTGCCGATGGCCTCGGCCACGAATCCGACGATGAACTTCTCGGTGATCCCCAGGGCCCACTGGTTGATCGTGTTGAAGGTGGCGGGTGCCAGGACGGCGACATCCGCGGGAGGCCAGGCGTCCGGCTGCCAGGGCAGCTTGTACTGACTGCGCACAGGGTGTCCGGTCAGCTCTTCCAACGCTGGCAGCTCGTCGTCAAGCCAGCGTGCGGCCGTGGGGGTCAATCCGAGGCAGACATCCCAGTCAGCCGTCTGCGCACGTTCGATCACGCCAGTGATGTTCAGCACAGGCGGGGCGGCGCTTCCGAACAGGTAGAGGACACGGTTCGCGGTCATGCGGGCAGTCCACAGTGCGGCACCCTCCCTCCGCAAACCATGCCCGCTTGGGGGGCACATCCCCGTTCACCGTCTTCGGCAGAGGCCGGGCGGGTAGCGTTTCCGTTGAGTGAGTCACGAGGAGGCATGCATGCCGCTCCCCGACGACGAGCACACGGGCGCTCGGATCGCACATCACCGGAAACGGGCTGGGCTGACTCAGCGAGGGTTGGCCCAGAAAGTTCCTTACTCCTACAGCCTGCTGACCCAGGTTGAGTCCGGGCACAAGCCAGCCAGCCCCGACCTGGTGGCCGCTGTGGCTAAAGCACTGTGCATCGACGTCACGGCACTGACCGGCCAGCCCTACGTAACCGAGCTACAGCAGGACCGGTTGGCCGCGCCGGTCCGCCCGATCCGCGAAGCCCTCGACCTTTACGACCTGGGGGCCGATCCGGCGATCACACCGCGCCCCACTCCCAAGCTCGTCGCCGCTGCTCAGGCTTTGTGTCAGCAGGTCCGGGCCACGAAGCTCCATGACGCTGCTCTTGATCTCCCAGGAACTATGGCGGAGATCACTACAGCCGCGTATCGGACGCCGTCATCCGAGTTGTGGGCTGCCCTGTCGAGTACCTACCGCACCGCGCACGACCTGGCCGTGAAGCTGGGCTACTACGACCTGTCCACGGTGGCTCTGGACCGTATGGACTGGGCTGCCTCGCGGGCATCCGATCCGTTGCTGTCCGCAGTGCGCCAGTACATGCGGGCCCTCGTCTACTTCCGAGAGGGTGAGTACACCATCGGCCAGCGGCTCGTAGCATCCGGGCAGGGGCTGTTGGGACAGTCTCCGCACACCCGAGAACGGCATGCCGTTGCCGGACAGCTTCACCTCGGGGCGAGCATCATCGCTGCCCGCGCCCATGACGAAGACGCGGTGAAGAACCACCTCGAAGAGGCCCGGTCCTACGCCAACCGGACAGGCGAAGCAGCGGACGTGCACTGGCTGTCATTCGGCCCCACGAATGTCGCCGTGCATGCGGTGTCGGCTCATGTCGAGATGCGGCACTACGGCGAAGCTCTGCAAGAGGCTGCGAAGGTGCGGATACCGCAGGACTGGGCTGTCTCCCGCGCCGCGCACTTCTACGTGGACCAGGCACGCGCCCAGATGGAAGCGGGGCGCTCTGAAGCGGCCTTGAAATCGATGGTGACCGCGCGGAAGCTGGCGCCGCAGCAGACCAGGTACCACGCGGGCGCTCGCGAGACCATCCGGGGCCTGATCCACTTGTCCCGGCGCACCCCGGACAGCCTGGATCACCTCGCCGCCTGGGTGGGCCTCTGACACTTTCACCGCAGTAGCCCCCGGCTTTCACTCAACTGTGAAAGTTGGGGGCTACGCATGTCACCAGCATGAATACTCAGCCGGTTTTTCATCCGCCACAGGGCCCCGGCGACGCGGGCGTGCGCCCCGGGGCGTGGCCAACCTGAGGAAGCAGGTCGACATGCGGCACTGTATCGGGAGGATCTTCGAACCGTTGATGAAAGTGCTACCACCCGGCCAGGGGCGTCATCACGCGGTTGCGACGCGTCAGCCGATGGACTGCGTCGATACCCAGACGTTGCAGCTGCCTCGTGTGCGCCAGACGCCGAGTGAGCCGGTGCTGCGCGGTGAGGACATGGAGCTTGTCCGGCCGTATCTGGTGGCGCATGAGCGTCAGAAGGCCGTGCCTCCGGTGGAACTGCTGTGCGCTCCGCACGGGATGGCGGTGGTCAGGTGAGCGCGCAACCGCGACTGCTGCCGTGGCCCGGCCCTGCCGGGCAGCCGTGCTACCTGGTGTCGGACGCGGACGGTGAGGGATATCTGTCGCGGCTGGCTGACGAGATGGAAGCGGTTCAGCTCCAGATGGGTGCTGAACTCATCGGTCACGCCCGTCTGCTGCTCCGCGACCGAAAGGCGGACGTGCGAGAACTCCGCTACCTCTCGGACCGTCTGATCGAGGCACTACAAGACGCGCTCCGGATCGCGGAGAGTCGCGGCGGGCGGCTACCGGTGCCTGGCGAGTGCGGGACCGACGGACCGGCTCGAACGGATGAGGAGGCCGAATGAGTGAGGCGTCAGGAGGCTGGCAGGTGGGGCCGGCGCCGGGGCGTGGCCTGTGTCCTGGGAAAGACGGCCGGCTTGAGCTGCCGCTTCGGGTTATCCGGCCCGGTCGCGCGTCCATGGCATCGCTGGTGCTGACGGTGGTGGAGGCAGAGCAGTTGCACGCTGCCTTGTGTTACGCGCTCGGTGGCGAGCCCACGCCTGAGGACGCGCCAGAGTGCCGGAAGCCAGTGCGCTATCCCGGTGGCCGACAACGGTACTGAGGTCCGCCCGGGTTGGAACACGCACAACAACCGACTCGTCGGCGTGGAGTCGGCAGGGGCGCGACTGGTGCCGCTTCGGGCGCGGACGGCTCCGGTGTGGTGCGGTTGGAGCTGCCGGTGGCGGCTGCGCGTGAGGTGGCGATGCTGGCGCGGGTGACGGCGGCCCGGTTACGCGGGGCGAGCTGATCGGGGTGGCCGGTGGCGGGCGTGCGGTGCTGGACCGGCGCGCTGTGGGCACCGCCGCCGGCCGTAGCGGCTTAGGGGCGGGAGCTGTCACGGGGCGAGAGAACAGGGGGCCTTACACTGGCCCGGCGAATCGGGCGGGTCTGTGATCCTGCCCGCGTTTGCGACCGATCGGCCTCCTGTTCTTAGAGGCTCGCCCCGTGGTGGCTGCCTAAAAGCCGCGTAGGCCGTCGGCCCCAGCCACAACGCCCCCGCCCCGGACGGCGGTCGGCCCTTGGCGAGCGCTCGCAGGTGCGCTGATAGGTGCGGGCGGTGGGCGCCCGACGGGACCGGCGGCCACGCCGCAGCCCGGCGGGGCGGCCAGACCGCCCGGCACGCCGCAAGGCGTGCCCTTGAGCAAGTGAAGACAAGTTTCGACAGTTCGCCGGTCGGGGGCTCAGACCGCGCGGGGTTGGCGGTGCTGTCGGTAGGCATCGACGACTGAGATAGCGAGCTGGATGATAGGGCGACCTGTCAAGTGCAATATTCAGGAAAGCGCCAAGATGCTCGCAGTCGGGACGACGCATAGCATGGATCTCCTAGGCATGGCCTTCTCGGGCTCCGTAGGTCCTTCGAAATACATCTAACACCCCTCCCGGGCAGGTGTTGAACGTGTCATTCTTTCTGGCGCTTTTCTCGGGCGCGTTTGGGGCCGTCGCGGGCGCGACCTTGGGAGCACTCCTGTCGCGCTGGTTGGGCCGTGAGCGCCTTTCTCTATCTCTGCTGTCAATAGCGAGAGAAGCCACTCAGCCAGGCACAGGTCTGTCGATCCCTCCAAGCGTTGTGGAGTGGACGCGCAGCTTTCATTGGGGAATGGGGCTACAGCGATTCAGCAACCCGGCTCGAATCGAGGAAGAGATTCGAGCCTGCAGACGATTCACCAACGAGTCTCCCGACGCAAAATCAACCTTGCCCTCTTTGGCTACACAGACAGAACATGCGACCACCCGTGCAGACAAGTTGACGGTAGTAAAGGAACTGATTAAAAAGCCGGTAATAATGAGCATTATAGCTGACGGCCTATACCGAAAGAGAATCCAAATCGGCGACGGCGGCGCGAAAGTCAGGTCAATGCCCGGCTGGAGCCAGGGCGAACTTTTGAATTACACCGTCGAACCAAAAGGAAAAGACAGAATTGAAATCAATTTCATCGTAGATTACGAGACCGAGGGCTGGGATCTTTCGGGGGAGCAGGCTGCACAGAAGCTTGAGGCAACGAAGCGTCTCTTGGTCGCCCTTCAGCGGTTCGACAGGGATGCCATTAAGGCATGTCTGGAATATGCACAAGAGGCAATAGATGAGGATTTCTTTAGGGCTTCAGCGATAGAGCCGCGACTCGAACAAAGTATTAAGCAAGGCCCGCTTCAGGTGGACGCCATTGTCACTAACCGAGGGAGTCAAATCGGCATAGTCAATCGGTATGCTCTTCTTTACGCCAAAGGGGGCTCGCCCCGCGAACTTGACCCCGTACTATTGAAAATCGATAGAGCTATAGGGAGGGACGGCCGTGGGGGCGGGAAACGTGATGATCACTACATATCCGTCGACCCTCATTCCACTAAGAGACTCATAATGACTTCCGAATCCGAGGGGGATAATGCAGAGCGAGTCGAGCAGTTGCGCAAACTGAAGGCCGCTTATGACACCGGAATTCTCGAATGCAAGATTTCCGTTATTGAACAAAGGACGCGCAATCGTCAACGGCGGTTGTGGTCTCCTCCGAAAAGTTTTGGCGCTGATTTGGTTAAGGATCTCAAAAATGCAGCCAAAGACCCGACTGTGCCCACTTCTCGATACCGCCTCTCTAGATACTTCTCCCCTGGTATCTAGGCTCTACATGACGATACTCAGATGGAGTGCAAGCCATGGATTGCGTGAGCGGCGATACGGTAGGCCAATTGTGCGCGGTCGGCGCTGGCACGTAGTTCTTCGAGGATCAGCGGCCGTTCGTTAGTGCCGTGGGTGACGCGGGTGGTGTGGAGGATCGGGGTCGCGTCGGGGACGTCCAGGGTGCTGTGCTCGTCGGGTAGCAGCATGAGCATGCGGGCGCTGACGGTCTCCGGCGCTTCGGCTAGCTGTTCGACCTGGTCGGCGGTGGCGAACGGGATCAGCACGGTGTGCAGGGCGCGGGTTCCGGTGTCGGGGTCGGTCAGCAGCCGTCAACGCCGAAGAGGGCTTCCCCTCGGCGAGTCCGAGCAGTGGACCCGTGATGGCCGGCGTCGCGGTGCGGTAGATGGCGGGGGTCTCTGCCTGCTCCCACGCCCTCAGCGCGGCTGACGGCTGCCCGCTTGTCCCGAGACGCATCGAGCGCACTGGCACGGCGGCCACACCGACGTCTCCAGCGGCCTCAGCGGATCGGTGGACCTGACCACGCGCGTCGGCCCGTAGGTCCTCCCGCTGTCCCGCGACACGCGCATGGTCATCATCGCGCGGCCCGTCACCGGGCTGCCTCACCGTGAAGCAGAGTGTTCGAGTAGGGGGTGGCTGGGTTAGTGTCCGTCACGTCGTCGCTCCCGTTAGCGATGGCCACGCCCCCGGGCCGGTCGCACGGTCGCGGGGGTCCTTGTCTTCGTCCAAGACAACCGCGAAGGAGCGGTCGCGGTTGGTGACCGCATGGTGACCACGCGGTGACACCGCGTACCCTGGCTCCCATGACCAGCGGGGAGTTCGGCCAACGAGTCCGCGATCTGATCCGTGACCGGGGCATGAGCGTGCGAGCGGTTGCCCGTCACCTGAACTACGACCACGCCTATCTGTCCCGCGTGCTCTGCGGGAAACAGCAGCCGTCGAGGCAACTCGTCACGGCGTTGGACAACCTGCTCGAGGCAAATGGGGAACTCTCCGACATCGCGGCACGCGTAACAGCGCCGGCAGATGAGCCGGAAGCTACTGGAACACCGGCCATCGCCGATCGGATTCTCAAACTCAACGAGGCACGCGGAGTCGACTTCGCACAGGCCATCCGGGAGACGTCCCATCGGCTGATCGTCCTGGACAATGAACTCAGCGGGGTATCCATCGCGGAGCCCGCGGGCCGCGCGTTCAAGGTCGTGCATCGGCGGCTCGGAGCCGGAGACTACGACCCTCGGTATGAGCGCGACATTCAGTCGGCCGCGGCGGAACTCGCCGAAGTCGCCGGCTGGGCTCTTTTCGACGCGGAACGAGACGGCGCCGCCCGGCGCTTCAACCAAGAGGCGCTGTTCCTCGCGAATCTCTCGGGGGACCGCTCCATCGCACTGCTGACGCTGCAGAACATGGCGATGCACAGTGAATGGCGTGGCCGGAACCAGGAGGCGCTGTCCATCGCCCGGTCGGTGCTCAACCGTGGACGGCTGTCCCCGCGCGTCGAGGCGATGTTCCGCATGCGTGAAGCGAAGGGACTGGTCGGCACGGGACGTACGTCGGATGCCGTCGAGTCGCTGCGACGCGCCCGGTCGCTCATCGAGCACGGTCACGACGTCGGCGAACCGGACTGGTCATGGTGGTTGACCGACAGGGAAATCGACGGCCACTGGGGTCACACGCTTCAGATCGCGGGTGACGCGAAGAAAGCCATCGAGCGGCTGCTGCAATCCACACAACCAGGGTGTGGCGTCGCGACCGGCTAC is a window from the Streptomyces luomodiensis genome containing:
- a CDS encoding cytochrome P450, translating into MSCPALPEGFDLTDPDLHQHRVPLPELARLRRTAPVCWIPQPHGVAGFDDDGYWAVTRHADVKEVSTRPETFSSHANTAIIRFNEHIQRDQIDVQKLIMLNMDPPEHTRVRQIVQRGFTPRAIRALEDALRDRAERIVAGAREGGSGDFVTDVACELPLQAIAELIGIPQQDRSKIFDWSNKMVAYDDPELAITEEIGAESAMELISYAMNLAADRKACPAKDIVSRLVAAEDEGNLGSDEFGFFVLLLAVAGNETTRNAISHGMHAFLTHPGQWELFKDERPATAADEIVRWATPVMSFQRTATQDTELGGQRIEAGRRVGVFYSSANNDPEVFDRPEVFDITRDPNPHLGFGGGGPHFCLGKSLAELEIRLIFEAIADTLPDIRLTGEPRRLRSAWLNGIKEMRVSYSPS
- a CDS encoding superoxide dismutase family protein; protein product: MSLVKAATAAVAMAASMAIATPAVAAPPRPFVFVHDNFQPASQAKSAGAVTYDKSLVPTTATAFVAELRLGGKGMEQHEKNMHGGHYKMHSGTFIFLSLRGVAADHHFGIHVHTKACGTKPDASGPHYQNKKDPKQPSTNPKYANRHNEVWLDVTTNGSGKGYAKAWVKWHFRSGEARSVVIHKHATGTTSGKAGEAGARVACVNVPFK
- a CDS encoding bifunctional glycosyltransferase 87/phosphatase PAP2 family protein translates to MGLAALWLLAGLLAVRQAAAVLRRPPGERLTDLETWLGDQGVLHVRGSLYDGDSFTGTPFSGLVLKPLTRAAEQSLGVAWTFGTLLLVVVLGLVVARALPGPVSRRTSLIAAPLAISLLVLSLPVRNTFTLGQTSIIPVLLVVLTVLPRTSGRQTGVLIGVAAALQPALLLFAVVLWCIGRRRAAALAGATFAACSALAWAAMPHDSWTYWVHHIGGAGLGAPADSLANQSLHGLLLRIGLEGPAELVLLAVLAVAVAVIGLRRAVRYARDGQPLLAAAITGSVALAVSPTSWQHQQLWILLAVVGRVGRRASDRLVWPVLVVLAMSLSRTALLPDIEILGHIGYNAPLLAALAAACVVPFLSRTSPHWDDPEPTPVAEPAKGRFAWVPLLRFVKRPLSRPNLMLELMLIRVGYFAYSWIRGHAPDERSVAEGHGHQVLSLEGWLHIDIEHWFNAIVADTSGLKHFMNWYYSTFHFLIPLSLLAWLYLRRPATYRWARTPLAFATLLALVGFWLYPLAPPRLMGLGYVDTAHGPQDLNNPDFGALTKLSNQYAAMPSLHVGWSLWCGVVIAIVAPYVWAKALGILYPLLTTAVIVGTANHYVLDAIGGAAIVSAGFGLQYLLLGVGKRPHEEAPPLSAAVGAAVTRARELVPGLVRQRGGKHDEAEPAETAGAERLTPRVERHDRRV
- a CDS encoding AraC family transcriptional regulator, producing the protein MHAHFFSHRFHPHSHDAYSFAVTEIGAQRFRCRGALRTSGAGMVMVFNPDDPHDGEAAAELGYKYRIVHIGPDVVRNVLADVADVADHRAALPLFDQPVVSDPVLARALLRLHTALVDGAGPLVRDERLTAAVGAMVRRGSTGPLRARALPAGGGGQARAALRARALLEEAYAEEIPAARLAEAAGCSRYALYRAFRATYGMAPSDFQRQLRLRRARGLLVAGRSAAEAAAQAGFADQSHFHRWFVRCFGVTPGAFQRAAGPDSRRTPQP
- a CDS encoding DUF2000 domain-containing protein, whose protein sequence is MRFDTKIAVIVRTDLADWQKLNVTAFLASGLAHATDEIVGKPYEDASGNAYLPMFREPVLVYAADAAALTRTHARALSRSLPTALYTEELFGTDNEDDNRATVRAVEADALNLVGLAVYGPRGQVDKVTKGLKLHG
- a CDS encoding DUF6355 family natural product biosynthesis protein, which translates into the protein MQLVNAVKSRTSGRWKRAVLPVAALAAIAAYGPFAPQAQAAPALKDPCGFFETSTDAYYNHCTTDNSHIVIEIDDWFTNTEMCVGPGVTWIGAAGDVDGAWYTGRTC